The following are encoded in a window of Urocitellus parryii isolate mUroPar1 chromosome 7, mUroPar1.hap1, whole genome shotgun sequence genomic DNA:
- the LOC144256003 gene encoding differentially expressed in FDCP 8 homolog, translated as MSFNLHLQDQQHFVENDEMYSIQDLLDVHVGCLGCSLTETHTLFAKHIKLDCEQCQAKGFVCELCREGDVLFPFDSHTSVCADCSAIFHRDCYYDNSTTCPKCARLNLRKQSLFHEPDPDLDA; from the exons ATGTCCTTCAACCTTCAT CTCCAGGACCAGCAGCACTTTGTGGAGAATGACGAGATGTACTCCATCCAGGACCTGTTGGATGTCCACGTGGGCTGCCTGGGCTGCTCGCTCACTGAGACCCACACACTCTTCGCCAAGCACATCAAGCTGGACTGTGAG CAGTGCCAGGCCAAGGGGTTCGTGTGTGAGCTCTGCAGAGAGGGCGATGTGCTGTTCCCATTTGACAGCCACACATCTGTGTGTGCCGACTGCTCAGCCATCTTCCACAG GGACTGCTACTACGACAACTCAACCACCTGCCCCAAGTGTGCCCGGCTCAACTTGAGGAAGCAGTCACTCTTCCATGAGCCCGATCCAGACTTAGATGCCTAG